A genomic stretch from Flavobacterium humidisoli includes:
- a CDS encoding PepSY-like domain-containing protein, which produces MKMKLFSAIALLIATISASAQKKIEVTELPKPAQEFLEKYFSHTLVEKVQKDPEHGEKGYEVKLKDGTEVEFWKDGSYREVDGGDNPIPTNFIPDNIKAYVAKNHPNEKITHIDYGHKDLDVDLTNKIDLEFTKDGKILKDKKNDIKK; this is translated from the coding sequence ATGAAAATGAAGCTATTTTCGGCTATAGCATTGTTAATTGCAACAATCTCGGCCAGTGCACAGAAGAAAATTGAAGTAACGGAATTGCCAAAACCAGCGCAGGAATTTTTAGAAAAATATTTTAGCCACACTTTGGTGGAAAAGGTACAGAAAGATCCTGAACATGGAGAAAAAGGTTATGAAGTAAAACTCAAAGATGGAACAGAAGTTGAGTTTTGGAAAGATGGTTCGTACCGTGAAGTTGACGGTGGAGACAACCCAATTCCTACTAATTTTATTCCAGATAATATTAAAGCTTATGTAGCTAAAAATCATCCGAATGAAAAAATAACGCACATCGACTATGGGCACAAAGATCTTGATGTCGATTTAACAAACAAAATTGATCTGGAATTTACCAAAGATGGTAAAATTTTAAAAGACAAAAAGAACGATATAAAAAAGTAG
- a CDS encoding polysaccharide deacetylase family protein: MSKRILIIITAVLFCSLHGFSNEMIEKDSSKSKTISFKIKLKSADEVKIKPAPLKFNKHFAYSFTLDDGYRSAYLTVFPLLNGGKISNPDKNEWKIDQGGDGTTSNGLFYSDGFGNKIPFKLALAINGGAIRDLPENRGHLSWQEIKEMYNAGWDVLNHGFHHATKHGTNYLTEVTENTTSIKQNLDFTMSHFVVPGGEGDEKYYLEYEKEALNNGHFSVASYYGVGPVFNVDSKVDLDKMITARTFVQSSKDSTSFKTMDRYLKTLDSIVKQPNAIWFNEFTHGTGNTNLWNLSMRFPDFKYYMTTLANKYGAKGNDSIWMAPWQEVYEYIWLRDRIKVDYKQKDKEIEVTIELPEIPENFRYKDVSLTIDTSSKFEIESSKDLKIKDDGKTTHKQILIQLK; this comes from the coding sequence ATGTCAAAACGAATTCTCATTATAATAACTGCTGTATTGTTCTGTAGTCTCCATGGTTTTTCAAATGAAATGATTGAAAAAGATTCTTCAAAATCAAAAACTATTTCTTTTAAAATCAAATTAAAATCGGCTGATGAGGTTAAAATCAAACCTGCTCCTTTAAAATTCAACAAACATTTTGCCTATAGTTTTACGCTTGATGATGGATATCGATCTGCTTATTTAACAGTCTTTCCATTATTGAATGGCGGAAAAATCAGTAATCCTGATAAAAACGAATGGAAAATCGACCAAGGCGGAGACGGAACAACTTCAAATGGACTTTTTTATTCAGACGGTTTCGGAAATAAAATTCCTTTTAAATTGGCACTGGCTATTAATGGAGGTGCAATTCGTGATTTACCAGAAAACCGCGGACATCTTTCTTGGCAAGAAATTAAAGAAATGTATAATGCTGGCTGGGATGTTTTGAATCACGGTTTTCATCATGCTACAAAACACGGTACAAATTATTTGACAGAAGTAACCGAAAATACTACATCAATAAAACAAAATCTTGATTTTACCATGTCACACTTTGTGGTTCCTGGCGGAGAAGGCGATGAGAAATATTATTTAGAATATGAAAAAGAGGCACTTAATAACGGACATTTTTCGGTAGCGTCTTATTATGGTGTTGGGCCAGTTTTTAATGTCGATTCAAAAGTCGATTTAGATAAAATGATTACAGCCAGAACTTTTGTGCAGAGTTCAAAAGATTCTACTAGTTTTAAAACAATGGATCGTTATTTAAAAACACTAGATTCAATTGTAAAACAACCAAATGCGATTTGGTTTAACGAATTTACACACGGAACCGGAAATACAAATTTATGGAATCTAAGCATGCGTTTCCCTGATTTTAAATACTATATGACAACGCTTGCCAATAAATACGGAGCAAAAGGAAACGATTCCATCTGGATGGCACCGTGGCAGGAAGTTTACGAATATATTTGGTTAAGAGACAGAATTAAAGTCGATTACAAACAAAAAGATAAAGAAATTGAAGTTACGATTGAATTGCCTGAAATTCCAGAAAATTTTAGATATAAAGATGTTTCTTTAACAATTGATACTTCTTCAAAATTCGAAATCGAATCAAGTAAAGATTTAAAAATTAAAGACGACGGAAAAACAACTCACAAACAGATTTTGATTCAATTGAAATAA
- a CDS encoding sigma-54-dependent transcriptional regulator: MTHKILIIDDEEKLRSLLARIIKSEGFEVFEAKDLKSGFKKLEQTEIDVILCDVKLPDGNGVDFLQNIKASFPLVEVILLTAFGNIPDGVQAMKNGAFDYIVKGDDNDKIIPLLYKALEKVELQKKVQQLEKRIASKYSFETIIGKSKGIEQVIDLAQKVAKTDSTVLLTGETGTGKEVFAQAIHENSNRVGKSFVALNCSTFSKEILESELFGHKQGAFTGALKDKKGFIEEANGGTLFLDEIGEMPIDLQAKLLRVLETSEYIPVGDTTPKKSNFRLIAATNRDLKTESDEHRFRSDLYFRLNIFEIKLPSLRERIKDIGVLTHYFVKQFSEKTNKKTLHISDDFLQKLENYSWPGNIRELKNIIERSVILSNGDTLTSDVLPYEMQHQAEKSTKSMSAFSMQSVEKLHIQKVLNYTKGNKAETARLLEIGIATLYRKLEEYGIENSKI, from the coding sequence ATGACACACAAAATTTTAATTATAGACGACGAAGAAAAACTGAGAAGTCTGCTGGCGCGTATTATAAAATCGGAAGGATTTGAAGTTTTCGAGGCAAAAGATTTAAAATCTGGTTTTAAGAAACTGGAACAAACCGAAATTGATGTCATTTTGTGTGATGTCAAATTACCTGATGGAAATGGCGTTGATTTTCTTCAGAACATAAAAGCAAGTTTCCCGCTTGTAGAAGTTATTTTGCTGACTGCTTTCGGAAATATCCCAGACGGAGTTCAGGCAATGAAAAATGGTGCTTTTGATTATATTGTAAAAGGTGACGATAACGATAAAATTATTCCGCTTCTTTATAAAGCTTTAGAGAAAGTGGAATTGCAAAAAAAAGTACAGCAACTGGAAAAACGTATTGCAAGCAAATATTCTTTCGAGACTATAATTGGAAAATCTAAAGGAATTGAACAAGTTATTGATCTTGCACAAAAAGTTGCCAAAACAGATTCGACCGTTTTGTTAACTGGTGAAACCGGAACAGGAAAAGAAGTTTTTGCGCAGGCTATTCATGAAAACAGCAATCGTGTTGGGAAATCTTTTGTGGCGCTAAACTGCAGTACTTTTAGTAAAGAAATTCTGGAAAGTGAGCTTTTTGGTCATAAACAAGGCGCTTTTACCGGAGCATTAAAAGATAAAAAAGGTTTTATTGAAGAAGCAAACGGCGGTACTTTATTTCTGGATGAAATCGGAGAAATGCCAATTGATCTTCAAGCAAAATTACTACGTGTTTTAGAAACTTCTGAATATATTCCGGTTGGCGATACAACTCCGAAAAAATCAAATTTCAGGTTAATTGCGGCTACAAACAGAGATTTAAAAACAGAAAGTGACGAACATCGTTTTCGTTCTGATTTGTATTTCCGTTTGAATATCTTCGAAATCAAACTGCCTTCGTTGCGAGAAAGAATCAAGGATATTGGCGTTTTGACACATTATTTCGTCAAACAATTTTCTGAAAAAACAAACAAAAAAACATTACATATTTCAGATGATTTTCTGCAGAAATTAGAAAATTATTCTTGGCCGGGAAATATCCGTGAACTTAAAAATATTATCGAAAGATCGGTTATTTTAAGTAATGGCGATACTTTAACTTCAGATGTTTTGCCGTATGAAATGCAACATCAAGCTGAAAAAAGCACAAAATCAATGTCGGCTTTCTCGATGCAGAGTGTTGAAAAACTGCACATCCAAAAGGTTTTAAATTATACAAAAGGTAATAAAGCTGAAACGGCAAGATTATTAGAAATTGGAATTGCGACTTTGTATCGAAAATTGGAAGAATATGGGATTGAAAATTCCAAAATTTAA
- a CDS encoding helix-turn-helix domain-containing protein has protein sequence MPIIVNVDVMLAKRKMQSKELAEKLDITPANLSILKTGKAKGIRFDTLEAICKILDCQPGDILEYVAE, from the coding sequence ATGCCAATAATTGTAAATGTTGATGTAATGCTTGCCAAACGCAAGATGCAGAGTAAAGAGTTGGCAGAAAAACTAGATATTACGCCTGCCAATTTATCGATTCTAAAGACTGGAAAAGCAAAAGGAATTCGGTTTGATACTCTCGAAGCTATCTGTAAAATTCTGGATTGTCAACCTGGTGATATTTTAGAATACGTAGCAGAATAG
- a CDS encoding LLM class flavin-dependent oxidoreductase, whose protein sequence is MKNPISVSLLDLAIITQDSNATETFQKTKDIAQLADNLGYKRFWLAEHHNMAHVASTATVVLIGYVASQTKNIRVGSGGIMLPNHSPLVVAEQFGTLETLYPNRIDLGLGRAPGTDQPTAEAIRKDFFEQAQRFPQNVSKLQEYFSSENETGKVRAFPAEGLKVPIWILGSSMDSAALAAAYGLPYAFAGHFAPKLMIQAFEFYRENFQPSEYLEKPQTMACVNIIAADTNEEAELLSTSLYQMFLNLIRNDRKGLQPPVPSLDDIMNEQERFHVNQMTAGTFTGNKEQLVTDLKKFIDYARIDELMVTSPIFDHQAKLKSIQITKEAIDSLNESIHI, encoded by the coding sequence ATGAAAAACCCAATTTCAGTCTCATTATTAGACCTCGCTATCATTACTCAGGATAGCAACGCCACAGAAACATTTCAAAAAACAAAAGACATAGCGCAATTAGCAGATAATTTAGGATATAAGCGATTTTGGCTGGCAGAACATCATAACATGGCACACGTTGCAAGTACAGCGACAGTTGTTTTAATTGGTTATGTCGCAAGTCAGACAAAAAATATTCGTGTAGGTTCTGGGGGAATCATGTTGCCGAATCATTCTCCTCTAGTAGTGGCAGAACAATTTGGAACCTTGGAAACACTTTATCCAAACCGAATCGATTTAGGTTTAGGAAGAGCGCCTGGAACAGACCAGCCAACTGCCGAAGCAATTCGAAAAGACTTTTTTGAACAGGCACAACGTTTTCCACAAAATGTAAGCAAACTTCAAGAGTATTTTTCTTCCGAAAATGAAACAGGAAAAGTGCGTGCATTCCCAGCCGAAGGTTTGAAAGTCCCAATTTGGATTCTAGGTTCAAGCATGGATAGTGCAGCTTTGGCAGCAGCTTACGGATTGCCTTATGCTTTTGCAGGACACTTTGCGCCAAAATTGATGATTCAGGCATTTGAATTCTATCGCGAAAATTTCCAGCCATCAGAATATTTAGAAAAACCCCAAACAATGGCTTGTGTCAATATAATTGCTGCAGATACAAATGAAGAAGCCGAATTATTATCTACAAGTTTGTATCAAATGTTTTTGAACTTAATTAGAAACGATCGTAAAGGTTTACAACCTCCAGTTCCATCATTAGATGACATTATGAACGAGCAAGAACGTTTCCATGTCAATCAAATGACGGCAGGAACCTTCACAGGAAACAAAGAACAACTAGTTACCGATTTAAAAAAGTTCATCGACTATGCAAGAATTGACGAACTCATGGTAACAAGCCCGATCTTCGATCATCAGGCAAAACTAAAAAGTATTCAAATCACAAAAGAAGCAATCGACAGCCTAAACGAAAGTATACATATATAA
- a CDS encoding ABC transporter ATP-binding protein: MNSLSIKNLSKTYENGTKAIDQLSLEITNGMFGLLGPNGAGKSSLMRTIAALQEPTSGIIEFNGINILENPMFIRQNLGYLPQEFGVYPKISAYRLLDHLAVLKGIINKKERHDQILYLLQQTNLLQHKDKAVHSFSGGMRQRFGIAQALLGNPKIIIVDEPTAGLDPEERNRFNNLLSEIGESIIVVLSTHIVEDVRDLCPKMAIISNGKLILEGKPNDAIDSLKDKIWMKAIQKTELKDHQSNYNIISSHLNSGKINIHVFSDRRPDSGFELISPDLSDVYFSVLGKNQLQN, encoded by the coding sequence ATGAACAGTTTATCAATCAAAAATCTCAGCAAAACTTATGAGAACGGCACGAAAGCGATTGACCAACTATCGCTTGAAATCACAAATGGCATGTTTGGCTTATTAGGTCCAAACGGCGCCGGAAAGTCAAGTTTAATGCGAACCATTGCCGCTTTGCAGGAACCTACTTCGGGAATTATTGAGTTTAACGGGATCAATATTCTGGAAAATCCCATGTTTATCAGGCAAAATCTAGGCTATCTTCCGCAGGAATTTGGTGTTTATCCTAAAATTTCTGCTTATCGCCTGCTCGATCATTTGGCAGTTTTGAAAGGGATCATCAATAAAAAGGAACGACACGATCAAATTTTGTATTTATTGCAACAGACTAATTTATTACAGCATAAGGACAAAGCAGTTCATTCTTTTTCGGGAGGAATGCGTCAAAGGTTTGGAATTGCACAAGCTTTACTTGGAAATCCGAAGATTATTATTGTGGATGAACCAACGGCTGGACTTGATCCGGAAGAAAGAAACCGATTTAATAATTTACTGAGTGAAATTGGCGAAAGTATTATTGTCGTTTTATCAACTCATATTGTAGAAGACGTTCGAGATTTGTGTCCAAAAATGGCAATTATTTCCAACGGAAAATTGATTTTAGAAGGAAAACCAAATGACGCAATCGATTCTTTGAAAGATAAAATCTGGATGAAAGCGATTCAGAAAACAGAATTGAAGGATCATCAATCGAACTACAATATCATTTCTTCGCACTTAAATTCGGGAAAAATCAATATTCATGTTTTCTCAGATCGACGCCCAGATTCTGGTTTCGAATTGATTTCTCCAGATTTAAGCGATGTTTATTTTAGTGTTTTAGGTAAAAATCAACTTCAAAATTAA
- a CDS encoding LacI family DNA-binding transcriptional regulator: protein MEENKHVTIYDIAERLNLATSTISRALKDHHTISDKTIKKVKKTAEEMGFVPNTLAAGLRGNKTRTIGVLIPTVTQPFLSSLISGIEITAQKSDYTVIIMQSHDSYEEEVNMAKSLYSNRVSGVICSLAMETRDTAHFHQFSNNNIPLVFVDRVPKGYNTFRVVIDNYTAGYKATKHLIEQGCVRIAHLTAGSELGNLYNERKRGYIEALKDHNIEVEEELIINLNSVTYEDGVKASNALFDLKPIPDGLFAPGDILAVSAIQTAKKRGIKVPEEFKVIGFNNDPISQIIDPNLSTITHPAEKMGKAAADIIIKNLKSSKNDDDAKEITFLNTEVLARESSQK, encoded by the coding sequence ATGGAAGAAAATAAGCATGTAACGATCTACGATATTGCCGAGAGACTTAATCTGGCCACATCTACTATTTCACGAGCTTTAAAAGATCATCATACCATAAGTGACAAGACGATTAAGAAAGTGAAAAAAACCGCTGAAGAAATGGGATTTGTTCCCAATACTTTAGCTGCAGGTTTGCGCGGAAATAAAACCAGAACTATTGGTGTTTTAATTCCCACCGTTACACAGCCCTTTTTATCATCTTTAATCAGCGGAATTGAAATCACGGCTCAAAAATCCGATTATACTGTAATCATTATGCAGTCGCATGACTCGTATGAAGAAGAAGTAAATATGGCTAAATCTTTGTACTCCAATCGTGTGAGCGGTGTAATTTGTTCGCTGGCAATGGAAACCAGAGATACAGCGCATTTTCATCAGTTTTCGAACAATAATATTCCGTTAGTTTTTGTTGATAGGGTTCCAAAAGGCTATAATACTTTTAGAGTTGTAATTGACAATTATACAGCAGGTTACAAAGCTACCAAACACCTTATTGAGCAAGGATGTGTTCGTATTGCGCATTTAACGGCTGGTTCAGAATTAGGAAATTTGTACAACGAACGAAAAAGAGGTTACATCGAAGCTTTAAAAGATCATAATATCGAAGTAGAAGAAGAATTGATTATCAATCTAAATTCTGTTACTTATGAAGACGGAGTAAAAGCCAGTAATGCTTTATTTGATTTAAAACCAATTCCAGACGGTTTGTTTGCGCCTGGGGATATTTTGGCAGTAAGTGCTATTCAAACCGCTAAAAAACGTGGAATTAAAGTTCCAGAAGAATTCAAAGTAATTGGCTTTAACAACGACCCGATTTCGCAGATTATAGATCCGAATTTATCGACTATTACGCATCCTGCCGAAAAGATGGGAAAAGCAGCAGCTGATATTATAATAAAAAATTTGAAATCATCTAAAAATGATGATGATGCCAAAGAAATTACATTCTTAAATACGGAAGTATTGGCAAGAGAATCTTCGCAGAAATAG
- a CDS encoding DUF2975 domain-containing protein, producing MKTTHIVSRILFYFTRFLSVVYFFLAAYSVFTLMTGLFLTFKDNGKYFQVCYPFTSHPLMLGDYNIPYIIFDFLSPLSLYGLFFLLSSNVFKVFFQPKLFTSKGISHLRRFYLSNLLIPSIVLFVAFFFVPLDNEVWLFIILHGMLGVFAYFLAAIFKQGLNLQNEQDLFI from the coding sequence ATGAAGACAACTCATATTGTATCTCGAATATTGTTTTACTTTACCCGATTTTTGTCCGTTGTTTATTTCTTTTTGGCGGCATATTCTGTTTTTACTTTGATGACGGGATTGTTTTTGACCTTTAAAGATAACGGAAAGTATTTTCAGGTCTGTTATCCTTTTACTTCGCATCCTTTAATGTTAGGAGATTATAATATTCCTTATATTATTTTTGATTTTTTGTCACCGCTAAGTTTATACGGTCTTTTCTTTTTATTGAGCAGTAATGTTTTTAAAGTGTTTTTTCAGCCTAAATTATTTACTTCAAAAGGAATTTCTCATTTAAGGCGATTCTATTTATCGAATTTATTAATTCCGAGTATTGTGCTATTTGTGGCTTTCTTTTTTGTTCCTCTAGACAATGAAGTTTGGCTTTTTATTATACTGCACGGAATGCTTGGTGTTTTTGCTTACTTTTTAGCTGCTATTTTTAAACAAGGTTTAAACCTTCAGAACGAACAAGACTTATTTATATAA
- a CDS encoding ABC transporter permease/M1 family aminopeptidase — MFSKLIQFEWHNNTRSWTFYATFIIYLILGFFVSGFANFSFSGAYKNSPYVLTYAIGLISLMTIFSITLQAAQSFLKEYETKFDSIIFSSPISKFHYLASKFITAFVIAVVSFGMFIVGMIVGHQMSWLQKSELGPFEIINYLWPYLVIVIPNIFLCLSILTALAWLTRSKLFIYVGGLLIYILYIAGSIFSNSPLFANASPSSAKAMSLAAKIDPFGLAAFLEQTRYWTSIEKNSQLVSLSGNFLLNRLLWISVSLLLLFVSYRMFSFRKTKIKKVKTSKLIQKETKVFSAAIPKNIEIKSFRHNLAVFKNNIKLDIYLILKGIPFLLIVLLFSGLLMIEISDEIDGGIRLAEKITDTALMITTIMDRLPFILILILLFYSSELLNRSENSRFEMLENTAPYSQFVVLLAKLTALFVIPLLIISISILIGCGFQIMNANAPIEIDLYFSLFYFIGFPLLLISILIIAIQTFIKNKYIGLAISAFICILFCTGIGEQLGISHPLFRFGNAFKTEYFDLNGFGKYTIPFHISMFYNFGLALILLTLTRILWKRNASIVKTFRRNSFNTIQKTTLVFGIIIFIGFGSYLFYKTNIEYPYLTEDDQNNWSEKYESQFKKYTNLSQPTIVSVKSKVDLFPEENRYQVNGSYELINNSEKTIDSLLLYIDRNSKLTSVEIPNSKNLDDVSDFQHYWFRLEKPLLPKQKLKMNFSFESSWSPFKGHTAFNSIIENGSFMRISRYFPLFGYQESNEISSKKERAKRHLKPQTPLKKLEDKSEIKYDFIDYDAVVSTSKNQTAIGVGDLIGSWKKDDRNYFHYKSNGKIPFRFAFSSAEYQIQKTNYKGISLEVFYDKKHFRNVEKLIQDVKNTLDYCQSNFGRYPYKTIRYAEVSAFADGFAATSYPSTVFMKENFGFYSDLKNKDKEDVINQLTAHELSHEWWGNSQISPEQKEGSWILTETLAQYTELVLYEKEHGLEKTLETLKIHLDLYLSSRSYDPETPLYKTNYDTPHLPYDKGMLVMHQLRILIGEEKVNLALKNFLNHYKYPNPFPDSEDLLKEFYAVTDKKLYPKLDEMFKQIITYSSKIESVSSIKKNDFYEISFKASSEKYQENATGERKQMPNDSTISIGIYDENGKLFLFPFDIKNNKVQGKIKLKTKPQRIVVDPYLMNIDTFIKDNEKEID, encoded by the coding sequence ATGTTTTCTAAATTAATTCAATTTGAATGGCATAACAATACCAGAAGCTGGACTTTTTATGCCACATTTATTATTTATCTGATTCTTGGATTTTTTGTCAGTGGGTTTGCGAACTTCTCTTTTTCGGGCGCTTACAAAAATAGTCCGTATGTTTTAACCTATGCGATTGGTCTGATTTCGTTAATGACGATATTCTCGATTACGCTTCAGGCGGCACAAAGTTTTTTAAAGGAATATGAAACGAAATTCGATTCGATTATTTTCTCCTCTCCTATTTCTAAATTTCATTATTTGGCAAGTAAATTCATTACGGCATTTGTAATTGCCGTAGTTTCTTTTGGAATGTTTATCGTCGGAATGATCGTTGGACACCAAATGTCATGGCTTCAAAAAAGTGAACTTGGACCTTTTGAAATTATAAATTATCTCTGGCCGTATTTGGTCATTGTGATTCCAAATATTTTTTTGTGCCTTTCTATCTTGACTGCTTTGGCGTGGCTTACCCGAAGTAAACTTTTCATTTATGTTGGAGGTTTATTAATTTACATCTTATATATAGCAGGTTCGATTTTTTCGAATTCGCCCCTATTTGCAAATGCTTCTCCATCTTCGGCGAAAGCCATGTCTTTGGCAGCAAAAATAGATCCGTTTGGTTTGGCTGCTTTTCTGGAACAAACGAGATATTGGACTTCAATTGAAAAAAATAGCCAGCTGGTTTCACTTTCTGGTAACTTTTTACTTAACCGATTGTTATGGATTTCTGTTTCTCTCCTTTTACTTTTCGTTTCGTATCGAATGTTTTCATTCCGAAAAACGAAAATTAAAAAGGTAAAAACGTCTAAACTCATTCAAAAAGAAACAAAAGTATTTTCGGCAGCAATTCCTAAAAACATCGAAATAAAATCTTTCAGACATAATTTAGCTGTTTTTAAAAACAATATAAAACTAGATATTTATTTAATTCTGAAAGGAATCCCATTTTTGCTGATTGTACTTTTATTCTCTGGATTATTAATGATTGAGATTTCAGATGAAATTGATGGAGGAATTCGATTAGCTGAAAAAATTACCGATACTGCTTTAATGATTACCACCATCATGGATCGTCTTCCTTTTATTTTGATCCTGATTCTCCTTTTTTACAGCAGTGAATTATTAAACCGAAGTGAAAATTCGAGATTTGAAATGCTTGAAAACACTGCGCCTTATTCTCAATTTGTAGTTTTACTGGCAAAATTAACGGCACTTTTTGTTATTCCGTTACTCATTATTAGTATAAGTATTTTGATTGGATGCGGATTTCAAATCATGAATGCAAATGCCCCGATCGAAATTGATCTTTACTTTTCTTTGTTTTATTTTATTGGGTTTCCGTTGTTGCTAATTTCAATTTTGATCATTGCGATTCAGACTTTTATTAAAAATAAATATATCGGACTTGCGATTTCGGCTTTTATCTGCATTTTGTTTTGTACTGGAATTGGAGAGCAATTAGGAATTTCACATCCTTTATTTCGTTTTGGAAATGCTTTTAAAACAGAATATTTTGATTTGAATGGTTTCGGAAAATATACAATCCCGTTTCATATTTCGATGTTCTACAATTTCGGATTAGCTCTAATTCTGCTTACTTTGACCAGAATTTTATGGAAACGAAATGCTTCAATCGTAAAAACCTTTCGTAGAAATTCATTTAATACTATTCAAAAAACAACTTTAGTATTTGGAATTATTATTTTTATTGGTTTTGGAAGTTATCTTTTTTATAAAACCAATATTGAATATCCGTATTTAACCGAAGACGATCAGAATAACTGGAGCGAGAAATATGAAAGTCAATTCAAAAAATACACCAATCTGTCTCAACCCACAATTGTTTCTGTAAAAAGTAAAGTTGATTTATTTCCAGAAGAAAACCGTTATCAAGTAAACGGCAGTTATGAATTAATCAATAATTCTGAAAAAACAATTGATAGTTTACTCCTATATATAGATCGAAATTCAAAACTGACTTCTGTTGAGATTCCGAATTCTAAAAACTTAGACGATGTTTCTGATTTTCAACATTATTGGTTTCGATTAGAAAAACCTTTACTGCCGAAGCAAAAACTGAAAATGAATTTTTCTTTTGAATCATCTTGGTCACCTTTTAAAGGACATACGGCTTTTAATTCTATAATCGAAAATGGTTCTTTTATGCGAATCAGCCGTTACTTTCCGCTTTTTGGTTATCAGGAATCGAATGAAATCAGCAGTAAAAAAGAGCGTGCAAAAAGACATTTGAAACCTCAGACGCCTCTTAAAAAACTGGAAGATAAATCTGAAATCAAATATGATTTTATTGATTATGATGCTGTAGTTTCGACATCCAAAAATCAAACTGCTATTGGTGTTGGAGATTTAATTGGAAGTTGGAAAAAAGACGATCGCAATTATTTTCATTATAAATCAAATGGAAAGATTCCGTTTCGATTTGCTTTTTCTTCTGCCGAATATCAAATTCAAAAAACAAATTATAAAGGTATTTCTCTTGAAGTTTTTTATGATAAAAAACATTTCAGAAACGTTGAGAAATTAATTCAGGATGTAAAAAATACTTTAGATTACTGCCAGAGCAATTTTGGTAGATATCCATATAAAACGATTCGATACGCCGAAGTTTCTGCTTTCGCGGACGGATTTGCTGCGACTTCTTATCCGTCGACTGTTTTCATGAAAGAGAATTTTGGTTTTTACAGCGATCTCAAAAACAAAGATAAAGAAGACGTTATCAATCAATTAACGGCTCATGAATTGTCGCACGAATGGTGGGGAAATTCGCAGATAAGCCCAGAACAAAAAGAAGGAAGCTGGATTTTGACCGAAACTTTGGCTCAATACACAGAATTGGTGCTTTATGAAAAAGAACATGGTTTGGAAAAAACTTTGGAAACTTTAAAAATTCATCTTGATTTATACTTGAGCAGCAGAAGTTACGATCCAGAAACCCCTTTGTATAAAACCAATTATGATACGCCGCATTTACCTTATGACAAAGGAATGCTCGTTATGCATCAGCTTAGAATTTTAATTGGTGAAGAAAAAGTAAATCTGGCTTTGAAAAATTTCCTGAATCATTATAAATATCCAAATCCGTTTCCTGATTCTGAGGATTTATTAAAAGAATTTTATGCTGTTACAGATAAAAAACTATATCCAAAATTAGATGAAATGTTTAAGCAGATTATTACTTATTCGTCTAAAATAGAATCGGTTTCAAGCATAAAAAAGAATGATTTTTATGAAATTTCTTTTAAAGCTTCTTCTGAAAAATATCAGGAAAATGCAACGGGAGAAAGAAAACAAATGCCAAATGATAGTACAATAAGTATTGGAATTTATGATGAAAACGGAAAGTTATTCCTTTTCCCTTTTGACATAAAAAATAATAAAGTTCAAGGTAAGATCAAACTTAAAACAAAACCTCAACGAATTGTTGTAGATCCTTATTTAATGAATATTGATACTTTTATAAAGGATAACGAAAAGGAGATTGATTAG